The following nucleotide sequence is from Roseivirga sp. BDSF3-8.
TTCACTGAACTGTGTCGCATTCTGTGGATGGTAGTCGTCCTCCCCCTCGCGTGTCAGTCGGTTTACTGAAAAATTGGCCGCCACCATGTGGTTATTGGCAAAGCGGTACTGAATATTCGTATTAGATAGGAAGTTTCTGTCCTCCAGCAGGAAGCGCGACTTTCGCCCGGCTTCACCTGTAGTCGGGTGCTGATTTTCCAGCCGTCCCCCTAGCCAGTCATAACGGTGGCTGCTTGTGTCCGTCGTTAATTGCTCACGACGCACCATCACCGCATACGTATTAATATCCAACCCTTTAATAATATCCCGCTTGCGGTAGGTCAGGTTTCCGATGAGGCTGTTCTCCTCCTGCGTCACCTCACCCAGCGGCGGGTTATACGTAGATGAACCGTAAGTCTGCTGTATCTCATTAAAGTTATCCGAATACAAAACACCCAGCATCAGCTCATCCGCCCAGCTCTTTTGCATTACGCCCCCTTCTACCTGCACCATCGCTGAACGATAGCCATCATGAAAGCGCTCCACCTCGGTAGGCTCCTCTTCTGGTACGCCCCCCTCACCTATCAGGCGCACGTCTATGTCGTAATTATTATCCGTCTTATTATAAAATGACCTTGTGCGGAACGTTAGCCCTGTATTGGTGTCGTACATCTGGGCATTTACCGCGGCCCGGTGTGTATTAAAGGATCCGTAAGCGTAGCTTGCATCAAGAAAGTCACCCGGTGTACGGTTGGTCACCACATTGATGGCTCCGCCCAGTGCATCCGAAGAAAGATGGATCGGCACCACCCCTTTGTACACCTCCACCTGCTGGATCAGGTTTGCCGGGAAGTTATTTAGCGTAAGTGCATTCCCAAAATAGTCCATCGGAACCCCATCGATAAAGGTCCGTACCTGGTTGCCGCTCAGTCCGTTTAGTGACAGTGTAAAGCCTGAGCCCAGGCCGCCTTCCTCCCTGAGGTTAATACCTGATACCCGGTTCAGTATCTGGTTTACATCTGTACTTACATCCCTGAAGCCCTTAGCCTCTATCACTTCTACATTATATGCCTGCTCCCTGAGTTCCTCGGCCTTCGTTTTACCAAATACTACTACCTGATCCAACTCTGTAATGTCCTCGCTTAGGATTACATTAACTGTCAGAGTTTCACCAGCTTTCAGGCTTACCTCCTTTTCCTCCCTCACATACCCCATGCCTGATATGATGAGAACATGCCTACCGGCGGGCACCCCGGTAATAGTGTATCGTCCATTCGCTGCGGTGGCCGCGCCAGTAGAAGGCTTATCCTGTAGTTGTACAGTTATACCGACTAGCTCCTCTCCTTCCGTTCCTGTCACCTGGCCCGTAATTGCCCCTGATTGAGCCATTGCCGGAAAGGCAATCATTATAGCCAATGCGTATAGTAGTAGTGATCTCATTCGTTATCCTTATTTAGACTTAATCTAAATCATTGCAAAAATAGGAATCGGTTGCGTACCTGCAAATAAATTTTTGGATAAGCTGAGTCGCGGCATTAAGAAGTTGGAAAATGTGGGATGATTAAAAGCTCCACCACTGAGCGCAGGAGCATATTTGTGAGAAAATAAGCTGTTAAGTACCAGGAGAAAATATTGATGATTTTAACTACAAATTGATTTATGGGTACCGCTACCTGTTGATATACACTCCAGGGTTCCTTTAGAGGAGGGTCCTTGAGCAGGTTTTGTTCTTAAACCCTCTCTGTGGCACGCTTGTTGATATGTAATTAGCAGATAACCAATTGATTACTAATAGTTCGTAGCTAATGAAAAGTGTAAAGCCCCTTATTTTCACCTTTATCACTCTTCTGAGTATATACCTCTCCCCTCCTGCTCTGGCAAGGCAGCAAAATGATGATGCTGATTCTGTTTGCAACAATGTCCCCAGAGACCTCGGCAACCGGGTTCAGGCAATACAAACCCTGCAGGATACAGAATTTACCTTTGAACAAAGCCTGGAGACCCTACAGGTTTTTGGGGTCAAAAAAGCTACCTATTATAGCTGTGATGGGAATCTGGGTTACCTGGTCGTCAATACTTACCGGCGTAACTACCTTTACGAGAACGTACCGCGGGAATTATGGGAGAATTTTAAAAATGCTTACAGTATAGACGGGTTCTTTACAAAAAATTTAAAATTCAATACGATCTATCTTTACTAAGTCTGCATGCAGACAGATATACTTTCATACCTTCCTGTTTGGAAAAGCGTGTTATGTTTTTAAATAGATTGCTTCATAAGTAAGCACTACTTAACGAGTAAAGCTATCAGTAAATAACTGATTTTCAGGAGTTCATCGAAAACCATTACCATCATTCCCGAATAGTAGCCATCTTTATTTAAGGCTGGCAATTATCTAAGAGAGAGTGCGATCCTGATTGTGTTAAATAAATGGTTTTACTGTGAGGTATTTATCTGTTATTTTTTACTTGCTGCTTTCGCTTTTTGCAGCCTCCTCTTGTGCCAGCCCCTCCTCAAATGAGGTTGAAAGGTTAAATTTAGCCCCTTTTATAAGTTATTATCCCGATAGTAGCGTTGTAGTTTCCCTCGATGAAGTCACCTCTGGAAGACTCGACTCCACTTTTATCACATTAGACAAAACCTCTCCAGCATTCGGTTTTGCAGATTATCCGGTATGGATCAGAATAGATCCTGCTTTCTACAAAAAGCAGGTTGATGACCCTGTCATTCAACTCGAGTATGCCCTTATTCAGCATGTCTGGTTTTACACACTATCTGCTGAGGGAGAATGGCAAGAAAGTCACCAGGGCTATGAGGTAGTACACGGCAATTCGGATCGCAATCAGTACTATAGCATAGGTCTTGCTAAAGTGCACCAAACTACTCCTGTGTATCTGAAGATCCGATCAAGCGGGTCTCTGAGGGTTCCGCTTTTCGTCAGTAGTGCCTCTCGCATTAATACCAATGCCAATAACCGTAGTCTCGTTTTCGGGCTATACTTTGGTGCACTGCTTATGATGGTGCTTTATAACCTTTTCCTATATTCTGCCCTTAGAGACACAAACTACATTTATTATTGTCTCTTCATAACTTCCAATATTATCGCTCAGTGGGTTTACAGTGGCTATATGCACTTTGAATGGCCTATCTTTACCAGCAGGCTGTGGCAAAATCATCTGAGTACCTCTATACTTATTACTACTCTTTTTGCCACCTTGTTCACTATCCACTTTCTCAACACCAGCCGTTTTGCCAAAAAGATGCATAAGCCCCTAGTAATTTTGGCATGGGTATGTGGTGTAGTCGGTTTGTTAAGTCCCTTTCTCGGCTATCGGCTTGCCTTGCTCAGTATGATGTTTACTGTGGCCATAGGCCCGCTTCTCATCTGGGTAGCTAGTATCATCACATTGCGTAATAAGAACAAATCTGCCCGGTATTATCTGGGAGGCTGGACTGTATACCTGCTATGTTCCACAGTTGTCAGTCTACAGGCCGCGCAATTACTTCCGGAAGGCACCTTGGCAGATAACTTTGTCAGATTAGGGGCTGTTATTGAAGCTCTCCTCCTTTCCCTGGCCCTTGCTGATAGAATTCAGATACTGCGCCGCGAAAAAGAAGAGGCCAGGGCGAGGCTTATTAAAAACGTGCGCGAAAATGAGCAGAATGCTCAAAAACAAAACCAGCTACTTGAGCAAATGGTAGATGAGCGTACCAGAGAGTTGCAGGATAAACAGGAGGAAGTACTCACCCAGGCAAAAGTGATAGAGGAACAGAATGTTCGCCTTTACAAACACTCCGAAGAACTGGAAAGCCTGGTAAAGAAACGTACCCGGGCTTTGGCCGAGTCTAACCTGGAGCTGGTTAAGCAAAACGTCCGGCTGGAGCAGTACGCGTATATCACCTCTCACAACCTTCGCGGCCCCCTCGCCAACCTCATGGGGGTTCTGAATGTATTTGACCGTGATGACCTTTCAAACCCCGTAAACCGTGATTGTATAAGGCACCTGGACAAGGCGACAGATAACCTCGAAGCCGTCATTAAGGATCTTAACAAGATACTGAATCTTAAAAATGATCTTAGTCAGGTATATGAAACTATCGAGCTTGAGCCATTTATCTCCAACCTGGTAGATCGTACCACTACCGCCTTTCATCAGAAGGAAGTGAATGTATATCTTGAACTGGAAGAAGGGCTGATGATGACCACTATTCCAACCTACCTGTACAGTATTCTTTATAACCTGATAAGCAATAGCATTAAGTACAGAGCCCTGGATCGACCTACAAAAATCACTATAGGCACCCATAGTATCAATGGTAAACTGGAGATATTTGTAGAGGATAATGGCCTCGGTATAGATATGGACAGGTTTGGGGATAAGCTTTTTGGGCTGTATCAACGCTTTCACCTCCACCGGGAGGGGAAAGGCATAGGGCTCCACCTCGTAAAAACCCAGACAGAAATATTGAGAGGTAGTATTACGGTAGATAGCAAGCAGGGAAAGGGAACACGATTCAGTCTGGTTTTTGATAAGTCACCCGAATTGCCCTGTGTTGATAAAGAAAAAAGAGAAAGGCAGTAGAAGGGTTAAAAAAGAAAAAAAGCTTCGGTAACCCTACCGAAGCTTTATCTAGTGTAGTATGATATTTTTTTGAGTTAGGTTTAGGCAGGTACTGCTACATCAGATACCAACCACTCATATCCTTCGTTATAATCCTCGAACTGACGAATCTCGAGCTTCTCGATTTTCATCACTGTATCTTTAGTAGAGAGTTTAGCGAAAACAAATGAAGGCTGAATAATTGCCTCACGCGTTACACCAAGCTGCACTGTTTTAGGAGTAATCTCTTTTGCAATGAAGTCACTGCTACTGTCGAATGAGCCTTTCATGTTCCGGATATCAGCTAACCAACGCTTGGCGCCCTTATCCTCCATAAGTTCTGTAATACGGGTAAGTGCTCTGCGGAAGTTTTCCTGGCTACCGAAAGCGCCATCCCATACATCACTGATTACCTTATTCTTCTCATCCCAGTAAAGAGATACATATACATCCCCGGTCGAGGTTTTCAACTGGTCGAGCAATTCCATATTTCTCTTGTTTAGTGTTAGTAATTTATGCTTTTGTTTAAGGGGTCATTTTGCTAAATGAACAATCTAATATAGCAGGAAATTATTTTCGACGAAAATTTCACCGGCATTCATCGAATAATCGATAGCACTCGTCGATGTAATTTGTTTGCTTTATAACTTTATTTTTGTTCTGGATTGGATTTAAAAGGCCTGAAATATGTCTGATAACAATATTGTATATCATCAATTGATTGTAATATTTTCTATGAAATTACATTTTATGATAAGTTGTCCCGGCCTTCTTTTATCTTAAGAGAATCAATTATGTCGAAATTTTGTCTATTCCTGTTCTTCTTTTCCTTCCTTTTTATAGCGCCATCGGTGGCGCAGGTGGTTGATAGTCTGCCTGATATGGAGAATATGCTGAATCAGGGCTGGGCGTATCTGGATGGGGCTTCCTATGAAAAAGCCCTCCAAACTTTTGACCAGGTGGTGCGTGAAGAACCCAGAAACGTTGAAGGATATTTTGGAAGAGCGTTTGCCCTCGAGCAATTAGGCCGTGGGGCCGAGGCCCGTATAGCCTACCTTACCGTTCTTGCATTGGACGAAAAGCACTATGAAGCCCGTTTTTACCTCGGTCTCCAGTACCACCAAGCCGGCCTTTATGATGAGGCCATCAAAACACTCTCCACCCTTGTAGACCAGCAGCCTCCGCTCACTAATAGCATTATGTACGAAGTGAGCAGTACCAATGGAGGAATAGAGGGTGTGCATACCCTTGCCGGACGAAATGACCTCATTTTATATCACCGGGCCAGGAGCTACCGCATGGCCAACATGTATGATGAGGCTGTAAGGGATATTGAAAGGGCCTATCGCCAGGCACCGCAGCGTCCCGAATATTTGCACGAAAAAGCATTAATAAGAGAAGCCGAAGGCAATAAAGATGCAGCTGCGGGAATCTACCGGGATATACTTATTGCTTATCCGGCCTACACTGAAGCTATGTATAACCTGACCCGGCTCACTAGCGAAGGCTCAGGGGATTCAGGCGCCGCAAGGCAGGCCTATGGAAAAGTGATAGAAAGCGACAGTAACGCGGTAGAAGCGTGGGCTAGTCGTGGAATTCTTCACTTTGATCAGCAGCAGTATGAAAAGGCAGAGTATGACTTTAAGCAAGCCTTGCTTCTGAATGACGGGGACGAACAGAATTGGATAAATCATGGTATGGCCCAGGAAAAACTGGGACATTTTATGGAAGCCATAAGGGACTTTGAGAAGGCCCTGAATCTGGACCCCCAGAACCTCACCGCTATGCTGCACCTGGGGAATGCCTACCTTAAGCAACGGATGCATCGTAAGGCACTGAGACAATACGAGGACCTGCTCGAGTTGACTCCGGAGCATAGCGGAGCTGCCTATAATAAGGCCATTGCACTCTATAACCTTGGCCAGAAGGGTAGCGCTTGCCGTGCACTGAATGTCGCAGAAGGCCACGGGGCAGATGTAGCTCCCAATTTAAGAAAAAGAGTATGTGGTGGCTGATCTTATAAGAAGGCAAAAACCATTCCCGTAAATCTGAGACCACTACCACAATATTCATAGGTCTCTACCTGTATTATGTTGTATATTTTCCACCCTACACCAGTACAGGCAATTAAATAAAATGAAGAAAACCATTACGACAGCTTTGTTGGTGGCAATCGGCATGTTCTATAGTCAGGATGCCTTGTCCCAGCGAAAGAAATCCAAAAATAAGGAGGAAGTAAAGTCTGCCCTGCCCGCTATGCCCGGCATGGCATTCAGATCTATAGGTCCTGCACTTACCAGTGGCAGGATTTCAGACTTTGCCGTACATCCTGAAGACCGGTCTACCTATTATGTGGCCACCTCAGCCGGTGGTGTCTGGAAAACAGAAAATGCCGGTATTACCTTTACCCCCCTTTTTGACCAGCAGGGTTCCTATTCCATAGGCGTCGTCACTATGGATCCCAATAACCACGATGTGATATGGGTAGGTACAGGCGAAAATAACAATCAGCGTAGTGTTGCTTACGGTGATGGTGTATATAAAAGTGTGGACGGCGGTAATAGCTGGAAGCATATGGGCCTCAAAAACTCAGAGCATATCGGCTCCATTGT
It contains:
- a CDS encoding carboxypeptidase-like regulatory domain-containing protein, with amino-acid sequence MRSLLLYALAIMIAFPAMAQSGAITGQVTGTEGEELVGITVQLQDKPSTGAATAANGRYTITGVPAGRHVLIISGMGYVREEKEVSLKAGETLTVNVILSEDITELDQVVVFGKTKAEELREQAYNVEVIEAKGFRDVSTDVNQILNRVSGINLREEGGLGSGFTLSLNGLSGNQVRTFIDGVPMDYFGNALTLNNFPANLIQQVEVYKGVVPIHLSSDALGGAINVVTNRTPGDFLDASYAYGSFNTHRAAVNAQMYDTNTGLTFRTRSFYNKTDNNYDIDVRLIGEGGVPEEEPTEVERFHDGYRSAMVQVEGGVMQKSWADELMLGVLYSDNFNEIQQTYGSSTYNPPLGEVTQEENSLIGNLTYRKRDIIKGLDINTYAVMVRREQLTTDTSSHRYDWLGGRLENQHPTTGEAGRKSRFLLEDRNFLSNTNIQYRFANNHMVAANFSVNRLTREGEDDYHPQNATQFSEPSTTDKKVLGLSYSQHFWEEKLNNTFFIKNYFFTLNSLETSWNGEEKNLFEKQIDRFGFGAASTYQVSPAAQVKLSYERTIRYPEPLELFGNGLLVVPNPTLGPESSHNVNLGFRISNAPALKHQIHAEGNFFYRDSEDFIRVESRGILSNYVNEASVSTKGVDMTLNYRYNERFNAGLNFTYQDIRNTSEWLQGVVGGTRDPYNGDRVPNIPYLFGNVVLSYRIPDLFQKDDAFSIASIQRYVHEYYLFWPSQGSRESKNVIPEQLTQNVELVYSIDNGRYNLSFTISNLWDADVYDNFNLQKPGRAFSLKARYFISKY
- a CDS encoding 7TM diverse intracellular signaling domain-containing protein, which codes for MRYLSVIFYLLLSLFAASSCASPSSNEVERLNLAPFISYYPDSSVVVSLDEVTSGRLDSTFITLDKTSPAFGFADYPVWIRIDPAFYKKQVDDPVIQLEYALIQHVWFYTLSAEGEWQESHQGYEVVHGNSDRNQYYSIGLAKVHQTTPVYLKIRSSGSLRVPLFVSSASRINTNANNRSLVFGLYFGALLMMVLYNLFLYSALRDTNYIYYCLFITSNIIAQWVYSGYMHFEWPIFTSRLWQNHLSTSILITTLFATLFTIHFLNTSRFAKKMHKPLVILAWVCGVVGLLSPFLGYRLALLSMMFTVAIGPLLIWVASIITLRNKNKSARYYLGGWTVYLLCSTVVSLQAAQLLPEGTLADNFVRLGAVIEALLLSLALADRIQILRREKEEARARLIKNVRENEQNAQKQNQLLEQMVDERTRELQDKQEEVLTQAKVIEEQNVRLYKHSEELESLVKKRTRALAESNLELVKQNVRLEQYAYITSHNLRGPLANLMGVLNVFDRDDLSNPVNRDCIRHLDKATDNLEAVIKDLNKILNLKNDLSQVYETIELEPFISNLVDRTTTAFHQKEVNVYLELEEGLMMTTIPTYLYSILYNLISNSIKYRALDRPTKITIGTHSINGKLEIFVEDNGLGIDMDRFGDKLFGLYQRFHLHREGKGIGLHLVKTQTEILRGSITVDSKQGKGTRFSLVFDKSPELPCVDKEKRERQ
- a CDS encoding tetratricopeptide repeat protein; translation: MSKFCLFLFFFSFLFIAPSVAQVVDSLPDMENMLNQGWAYLDGASYEKALQTFDQVVREEPRNVEGYFGRAFALEQLGRGAEARIAYLTVLALDEKHYEARFYLGLQYHQAGLYDEAIKTLSTLVDQQPPLTNSIMYEVSSTNGGIEGVHTLAGRNDLILYHRARSYRMANMYDEAVRDIERAYRQAPQRPEYLHEKALIREAEGNKDAAAGIYRDILIAYPAYTEAMYNLTRLTSEGSGDSGAARQAYGKVIESDSNAVEAWASRGILHFDQQQYEKAEYDFKQALLLNDGDEQNWINHGMAQEKLGHFMEAIRDFEKALNLDPQNLTAMLHLGNAYLKQRMHRKALRQYEDLLELTPEHSGAAYNKAIALYNLGQKGSACRALNVAEGHGADVAPNLRKRVCGG